A single genomic interval of Arthrobacter methylotrophus harbors:
- the alr gene encoding alanine racemase — protein MTAPYTGPTLTTITPGIEANIARVRSLCHAEIMAVVKADGYGLGAEHVARAALNAGCTWLGTTDVAEASQLRRAGFSVPILAWLHPAGLDVETAEASDVDIAIGSLEHLIQALRRGRGKLRIHLHLDTGMTRGGLPAYDWHDAMHWAAASEKEKIFRVVGLMGHLPNADAAEPSANDAGLRSFDVAHKMARKAGLTFEVRHLASTSATLTDPRTHFELVRIGAGLVGIDPSGSTELNPAARLTCPVVHTRAVSEGSPVGYGGSGTTREAGFVSVLGLGYADGIPQLLDPEAYVMIDGRACRILGRVNMDQIVVETGEWAAAPGTEAIIIGPDPGEPTVQHWAQWGNTSAHRIITGLGQRLHRVASTKQEETI, from the coding sequence ATGACTGCTCCATATACCGGCCCGACACTGACCACCATCACCCCAGGCATTGAGGCCAACATAGCTCGCGTCCGTTCACTCTGCCATGCCGAGATAATGGCCGTCGTGAAAGCCGACGGCTATGGACTCGGCGCCGAACACGTAGCCCGAGCAGCGCTCAACGCAGGGTGCACATGGCTCGGCACCACAGACGTGGCAGAGGCGTCACAATTGCGCCGGGCGGGATTCAGCGTCCCGATCCTCGCATGGCTGCATCCAGCCGGCCTTGACGTCGAAACAGCAGAGGCCTCTGACGTGGATATCGCCATCGGTTCCCTCGAACACCTCATCCAGGCCCTCCGCCGCGGCCGCGGAAAACTGAGGATCCACCTGCACTTGGACACCGGGATGACCCGGGGCGGTCTCCCCGCCTACGATTGGCACGACGCCATGCACTGGGCCGCGGCCAGTGAAAAGGAGAAGATCTTCCGAGTAGTCGGCCTCATGGGCCACCTTCCCAATGCAGACGCCGCAGAGCCCTCAGCCAACGACGCCGGCCTGCGCTCGTTCGACGTCGCACACAAAATGGCCCGGAAGGCAGGCCTCACCTTCGAAGTTCGCCATTTGGCCAGCACGTCTGCAACGCTTACCGATCCGAGGACCCACTTCGAGCTGGTACGCATCGGTGCCGGGCTCGTCGGCATCGATCCGTCCGGTTCCACCGAGTTGAACCCTGCAGCGCGTTTGACATGTCCCGTGGTGCACACCCGCGCAGTCAGCGAAGGAAGCCCGGTGGGATACGGCGGCAGCGGCACAACACGGGAGGCTGGGTTCGTCAGCGTCCTGGGCCTTGGCTACGCAGACGGAATCCCCCAACTTCTCGACCCTGAGGCATACGTCATGATCGATGGCCGCGCCTGCCGCATCCTTGGTCGAGTGAACATGGACCAGATCGTGGTCGAAACCGGTGAATGGGCGGCCGCGCCAGGCACCGAAGCGATCATCATCGGCCCCGATCCCGGAGAGCCGACCGTGCAGCATTGGGCCCAATGGGGCAACACCTCGGCACATAGGATCATCACCGGATTAGGGCAGCGGCTCCACCGCGTCGCTTCAACCAAACAAGAGGAAACCATATGA
- a CDS encoding D-alanine--D-alanine ligase family protein, translating into MTTVFVLGGGTSPEHVVSLASAATISTTLKAAGHDVRHWTIQPDGEWTSHSPAKDRVLPPPQAPSLQAARAAAGAAAFLAEAASAPAPAVVYPTLHGAPGEDGAVAGLCALAGLRLAASPLAASAAAMDKWITKQLAATADVATVPSVLLGPDHGPLAMVHPAVVKPVTAGSSHGVSLVRDEKEMSRALSEARALSSTVLVEPLVHGREIDVALFDDGTGHLVVLPPLEIHTEGLFDTSTKYDGTARFTVPAEIPTPISRELSGAAERVYRALGCWGIARMDFFVTDDGVILNEVNTAPGMSHHSQVPQMAAAGGWQLARLLNEVVSAARIPA; encoded by the coding sequence ATGACCACCGTTTTCGTCCTTGGCGGGGGAACAAGCCCTGAGCACGTTGTATCGCTGGCCTCAGCCGCTACCATCAGCACCACCTTGAAGGCTGCAGGGCACGACGTCCGCCACTGGACGATACAGCCCGACGGCGAATGGACCAGCCATTCGCCCGCGAAAGACCGTGTACTGCCCCCACCTCAAGCACCCAGCCTTCAAGCCGCCAGGGCAGCCGCAGGAGCCGCGGCTTTCCTTGCTGAAGCAGCCTCGGCGCCCGCCCCGGCCGTCGTGTATCCCACCTTGCACGGCGCTCCGGGTGAGGACGGTGCGGTCGCAGGACTTTGCGCGCTGGCAGGACTCCGATTGGCCGCTTCGCCCCTAGCGGCCTCAGCAGCTGCCATGGACAAATGGATCACCAAACAGCTTGCGGCCACCGCCGACGTCGCGACCGTACCATCTGTGTTGTTAGGACCGGACCATGGTCCCTTAGCGATGGTGCATCCGGCGGTCGTCAAACCGGTTACGGCAGGATCGTCCCATGGAGTCAGCCTGGTCCGGGACGAAAAAGAGATGAGCCGGGCACTATCCGAAGCCAGGGCTTTGTCCTCAACAGTCCTGGTAGAGCCATTGGTCCATGGTCGGGAGATCGACGTCGCACTCTTTGACGACGGAACCGGCCACCTGGTGGTCTTGCCTCCGCTGGAAATCCACACCGAGGGGCTCTTCGACACATCCACGAAATACGACGGCACCGCACGGTTCACCGTTCCCGCCGAGATCCCAACACCCATCAGCCGTGAACTTAGCGGCGCAGCAGAGCGGGTGTACCGGGCCCTGGGATGCTGGGGCATCGCAAGGATGGACTTCTTCGTCACCGACGACGGCGTCATCCTCAATGAAGTCAACACGGCACCGGGGATGTCCCACCACTCACAAGTGCCGCAAATGGCCGCTGCGGGCGGATGGCAACTCGCGCGACTGCTCAACGAAGTGGTATCAGCAGCTCGTATTCCTGCCTGA
- a CDS encoding N-acetylglucosamine kinase produces MTHPGVAGAVIGLDIGGSKTRGITWLDGTAVADTSGGSANVQNVSRDQARINLEGVFASLNHGPVARVVVGSGGIDTAEDASALTELIQPLAPDAVVSVVHDTRLLLAAAGYSTGIAVIAGTGSAAWGTNGKDEARAGGWGYLLGDEGSGYWFAREAVRYSLERMNHGLRADELTKALVKACGLSGPEGLIALFHNGAGRGFWASKSPVVFECAASGHAASLDMILQAGADLASLAAKCAEQLKIDGPIVLGGGLGVNQPTLQTAMRIALCSRGLDTLQVLTQDPVFGALHLASN; encoded by the coding sequence ATGACACACCCAGGCGTCGCCGGCGCGGTCATAGGCTTGGACATCGGAGGCTCGAAGACACGCGGCATCACATGGCTGGACGGAACCGCCGTTGCCGATACTTCCGGCGGTAGCGCCAATGTGCAGAACGTGAGCCGAGACCAAGCCCGCATCAACCTGGAGGGCGTGTTCGCCAGCCTCAACCACGGCCCCGTTGCACGCGTGGTAGTTGGGTCCGGAGGGATTGACACCGCCGAAGACGCGAGCGCCCTGACCGAATTGATCCAGCCTTTGGCCCCCGACGCCGTCGTCTCGGTTGTCCATGACACGCGTCTTCTTCTCGCGGCCGCTGGATACAGCACCGGAATCGCCGTCATTGCGGGCACTGGATCCGCCGCCTGGGGCACCAACGGCAAGGACGAAGCGCGTGCCGGCGGCTGGGGCTACTTGCTGGGTGACGAGGGTAGCGGCTACTGGTTTGCCCGTGAAGCTGTGAGGTACAGCCTGGAGCGGATGAACCATGGGCTTCGCGCCGACGAACTGACGAAAGCCCTTGTGAAGGCCTGCGGACTTTCCGGCCCGGAGGGTTTGATCGCCCTTTTCCATAACGGCGCCGGACGCGGATTCTGGGCTTCCAAATCGCCCGTCGTCTTTGAGTGCGCAGCCTCCGGGCATGCGGCCTCGCTGGACATGATTCTCCAGGCAGGCGCCGATCTGGCGTCGTTGGCGGCAAAATGTGCCGAGCAACTGAAGATCGACGGGCCGATCGTCCTTGGCGGCGGGCTGGGCGTGAACCAGCCGACACTGCAGACGGCCATGCGGATCGCCCTATGCTCCCGAGGTCTCGACACTTTGCAGGTCCTCACCCAGGACCCGGTCTTCGGCGCATTGCATCTTGCATCCAACTAG
- a CDS encoding glycoside hydrolase family 2 protein, producing MIETSKLAKGWTLRMTAPAPDAPSGAMGWRLAAPVPSVVHTVLIDHGHLPDPYVGQNEESQHWVGRSEWEYSTTFDHDGNDDRRTELVFHGLDTIAVIRVNGQDLAHTHNQHRSYVVDVTDVVRPGANDLAMTFKNVRGYAEQIRASVGELPNGNPEPFQYVRKSACNFGWDWGPNLVTAGPWKPVGIRRYETARLQSVRPSVTTTVAPGPGSDHGQRRGPGELPTNGHARVEVDVEVLRAPGASGELGLTVALLGKTESLTLPQGSRKARVVIDLEDVELWWPHDMGAQPLSVLTVTLDAEGHDLDVWSKSIGFRQFELKTERDEAGTSFVFAVNGTDIFVKGANWIPDDCFPSRISDRQLRQRLSQATAANMNLLRVWGGGVYESDTFYELCDRMGILVWQDFLFACAGYPEDGPLYEEVAAEVRDNVARLMNHPSLVLWNGNNECVWGFWDWDWKPRLDGRNWGWRYYSELLPALVAELDPTRPYWNGSPYSGDPGLHPNDPSHGNTHIWDVWNQKDYSHYAEWNARFVSEFGFQGPPNWSTLTSVLEAADLDLESSAFLQHQKAEDGTGKLQRGLAAHLPDPANFQEWHFLTQVNQARAVRFGIEHFRAGWPVCAGSIVWQLNDCWPVTSWAAIDGHGQLKPLWYAIRDAYRPRLATIQRRGDLLAVVLVNDSAEAWSGTITVERLSSTAPPAAGPQGTRKEASHQFAFEVAPRDKTEIDLPAEVHETGHPLSDVLVARGEGLGHGDRILYFYAEDKDRIKEPARVMARASEVPGGIEVTVTAETIVRDLVLQADRLDPEATVSEQCVSLLPGESHTFRISSVVGGTGAHGLDAWWQYPVLQGIGIHAGSILPSTEYSRTISTKEGTHQ from the coding sequence ATGATTGAAACGAGCAAGCTCGCCAAGGGATGGACGTTAAGAATGACAGCTCCAGCCCCGGACGCACCGTCCGGGGCCATGGGCTGGAGGCTTGCAGCGCCCGTTCCGTCGGTTGTGCACACGGTTCTCATTGACCACGGACACCTCCCCGACCCCTATGTGGGGCAAAACGAGGAATCCCAGCATTGGGTGGGCCGGAGCGAATGGGAATACTCCACAACCTTCGACCACGACGGCAATGATGACCGGCGGACAGAGCTCGTCTTCCACGGCTTGGACACCATCGCCGTCATCCGGGTCAACGGGCAAGACCTCGCACACACCCACAACCAACACCGCAGCTACGTCGTGGACGTCACTGACGTCGTCAGGCCCGGCGCCAATGACTTGGCAATGACCTTCAAGAACGTGCGCGGCTATGCCGAACAAATCCGGGCATCCGTGGGGGAACTACCCAACGGCAATCCGGAGCCGTTCCAGTATGTGCGCAAGTCGGCGTGCAATTTCGGCTGGGATTGGGGCCCTAACCTGGTAACGGCCGGACCGTGGAAACCCGTGGGCATCAGGCGATATGAGACGGCGCGGCTGCAGTCAGTGCGCCCATCCGTCACTACCACCGTTGCACCCGGGCCTGGTTCCGACCACGGACAAAGGCGCGGACCGGGAGAACTCCCCACCAACGGACATGCCCGTGTGGAGGTGGATGTCGAGGTCCTGCGGGCGCCGGGCGCTTCAGGCGAACTCGGACTCACAGTAGCGCTTTTGGGCAAAACCGAATCGCTCACCCTGCCGCAAGGCTCCCGCAAAGCGCGGGTCGTCATCGATCTCGAGGACGTTGAATTGTGGTGGCCGCACGATATGGGTGCCCAGCCGCTTTCCGTGCTAACGGTGACGCTGGACGCCGAGGGTCACGACCTCGACGTGTGGTCCAAGAGCATCGGATTTCGGCAATTCGAGCTCAAGACCGAACGGGACGAAGCCGGAACCAGCTTTGTCTTTGCCGTCAATGGAACCGATATCTTCGTGAAGGGCGCCAACTGGATCCCCGACGATTGCTTCCCGTCCCGCATCAGCGACCGCCAGCTCCGGCAGCGCCTCTCGCAAGCCACTGCGGCGAACATGAACCTCCTCCGCGTGTGGGGTGGCGGAGTATATGAGTCGGATACTTTCTATGAGCTGTGTGACCGCATGGGCATCCTCGTCTGGCAGGACTTCCTCTTTGCTTGCGCCGGATACCCCGAGGACGGACCCCTCTACGAGGAAGTCGCCGCTGAGGTCCGGGACAACGTGGCACGGCTCATGAACCACCCGAGCCTGGTGCTTTGGAATGGAAATAATGAATGCGTTTGGGGCTTCTGGGATTGGGATTGGAAGCCCCGGCTTGACGGCCGAAACTGGGGATGGCGCTACTATTCCGAGCTCTTGCCTGCACTCGTTGCGGAGTTGGATCCCACCCGTCCTTACTGGAACGGCAGCCCCTACTCCGGGGATCCCGGATTGCACCCTAACGATCCAAGTCACGGGAACACACATATCTGGGATGTCTGGAACCAAAAAGACTATTCACACTACGCAGAGTGGAATGCACGATTCGTTTCCGAGTTCGGGTTCCAAGGTCCCCCCAACTGGTCAACCCTCACGAGCGTCCTGGAGGCGGCGGACCTGGACCTCGAATCTTCGGCCTTCCTCCAGCACCAAAAAGCCGAAGACGGTACCGGAAAGCTGCAGAGAGGACTGGCCGCGCACCTTCCCGATCCAGCGAATTTCCAGGAGTGGCACTTTCTCACCCAGGTAAACCAAGCCCGCGCTGTCCGATTCGGCATCGAGCACTTTCGTGCCGGGTGGCCCGTTTGCGCGGGATCCATCGTCTGGCAACTCAACGACTGCTGGCCCGTCACCTCCTGGGCCGCTATTGATGGACACGGTCAGCTCAAACCGCTGTGGTATGCAATCCGGGACGCCTACCGGCCCCGGCTGGCGACCATACAGCGCCGCGGCGACCTGCTCGCCGTCGTTCTGGTCAACGATTCCGCAGAAGCCTGGAGCGGGACCATCACGGTGGAACGCCTCAGCTCAACCGCTCCCCCGGCGGCCGGCCCGCAGGGCACCCGGAAGGAGGCGTCGCATCAGTTCGCCTTTGAGGTCGCGCCCAGGGACAAGACCGAAATAGACCTCCCCGCCGAGGTGCACGAGACTGGGCACCCCTTGAGCGATGTCCTTGTGGCGCGGGGCGAAGGACTCGGGCACGGGGACCGGATCCTCTACTTCTACGCCGAGGACAAAGACCGCATCAAGGAACCGGCGCGGGTCATGGCCCGGGCGTCGGAAGTACCCGGCGGGATTGAAGTAACTGTCACTGCCGAGACCATCGTGCGCGACCTGGTCCTGCAAGCAGACCGGCTTGACCCGGAAGCGACAGTCTCCGAGCAATGCGTTTCGCTGCTGCCCGGGGAAAGCCACACCTTCCGTATCTCATCCGTCGTGGGTGGTACAGGCGCCCATGGACTCGATGCCTGGTGGCAGTATCCGGTGCTTCAAGGGATCGGAATCCACGCCGGAAGTATCTTGCCGTCCACCGAATATTCACGAACGATCTCTACGAAGGAAGGAACACACCAATGA
- a CDS encoding glycosidase, whose translation MTSSTSALPTVPFTLTRAGVIMTPEAGNEFEAEGVLNPASGRGPDGELYLLPRLVAKGNVSRVGLAKVIIGDDGVPSGVERQGVVLAPDEGWERGINNAGTEDPRITWVPSLGRHLMTYVAYGPLGPRLAFAHSEDLRTWNRLGPCHFEYQADLSMDLNLFANKDAVFFPEPVNDPDGVPSYALLHRPMWDLGWIREGEGEHLPAGLDDNRPGIWISYVAVTDVEKDIRNLVHLRKHKLVALSEFPFEELKIGGGPAPIRVDEGWLLIYHGVSGSMEKSAFDHQQNVNYTAAAMILDAEDPSIVIARSDKPLLAPETEDEISGIVPNVVFPTAIEKIGDQLFVFYGMADSKIGVARLDRA comes from the coding sequence ATGACTTCCTCAACGTCTGCACTCCCCACCGTCCCGTTCACCCTCACCCGCGCCGGAGTCATCATGACCCCGGAAGCCGGGAACGAGTTCGAAGCCGAAGGCGTCCTCAACCCGGCCAGCGGCCGCGGGCCCGACGGCGAGCTGTACCTCCTCCCGCGCCTCGTCGCGAAGGGGAATGTCTCCCGCGTTGGACTCGCCAAAGTGATCATCGGCGACGACGGCGTCCCGTCCGGCGTCGAACGCCAGGGCGTTGTCCTGGCCCCTGACGAAGGGTGGGAACGGGGCATCAACAACGCTGGAACCGAAGATCCCCGCATTACCTGGGTGCCGTCCCTGGGCCGCCACCTGATGACCTATGTCGCCTACGGACCCCTTGGCCCCCGCCTCGCGTTCGCCCACTCCGAAGACCTGCGCACCTGGAATCGTCTGGGGCCTTGCCATTTCGAGTACCAGGCCGACTTGTCCATGGACTTGAACTTGTTCGCCAACAAGGACGCGGTGTTCTTCCCGGAGCCGGTCAATGATCCCGACGGCGTCCCCTCCTACGCTTTGCTGCACCGCCCCATGTGGGACCTGGGCTGGATCCGCGAGGGCGAAGGCGAGCACCTGCCGGCCGGCCTCGATGACAACCGCCCGGGGATCTGGATTTCCTACGTCGCCGTGACCGACGTCGAGAAGGACATCCGCAACCTGGTTCACCTGCGCAAGCACAAGCTCGTTGCCCTGAGCGAGTTCCCCTTCGAAGAACTCAAGATCGGCGGCGGACCGGCACCGATCCGGGTCGACGAGGGCTGGCTCCTGATCTACCACGGTGTCTCCGGGTCGATGGAGAAGTCTGCCTTCGACCACCAGCAGAACGTCAACTACACCGCCGCGGCGATGATCCTGGATGCTGAGGATCCTTCGATCGTGATCGCGCGCAGCGACAAGCCCCTGCTGGCACCGGAAACGGAGGACGAGATCTCGGGCATCGTCCCCAACGTCGTTTTCCCCACGGCAATCGAGAAGATCGGAGATCAGTTGTTCGTCTTTTATGGCATGGCCGATTCGAAGATCGGCGTGGCACGCCTGGACCGCGCTTAG
- a CDS encoding carbohydrate ABC transporter permease, producing the protein MFIGSLQTNPDTSVGGAFPSPANITGENYSNINNSIDLLKGLVNSGIFTGGVILFTVVFGLLVGYALAQMQFRGKGLVFGMMLLVQMIPFQLLLIPLYVMIVRDYGLADTYLGMILPFAINSTAVFVFRQYFMQLPSTLFEAARIDGASELRILWQIAIPLVRPAIVTAVLLTFIGPWNEFLWPFLVTKDQAIQPLAVSLANYISNIAATASNPFGAILAGACVLAAPAVALFIFFQRQFISTNIGSSVKG; encoded by the coding sequence ATGTTCATCGGCTCGCTCCAGACCAATCCGGATACTTCCGTGGGCGGAGCCTTCCCTAGTCCGGCCAACATCACCGGCGAGAATTACAGCAACATCAATAACTCGATCGACCTGCTGAAGGGCCTGGTCAATTCGGGGATCTTCACCGGCGGCGTCATCTTGTTCACAGTCGTATTCGGGCTCTTGGTGGGCTATGCGCTCGCTCAGATGCAATTCCGTGGCAAAGGACTGGTGTTCGGGATGATGCTGCTGGTGCAGATGATCCCGTTCCAGCTGCTGCTCATCCCGCTGTACGTCATGATTGTGCGGGACTACGGGCTCGCGGACACGTATTTGGGCATGATCCTGCCGTTCGCGATCAATTCCACCGCAGTGTTTGTCTTCCGTCAGTACTTCATGCAGCTGCCCTCCACTTTGTTCGAGGCCGCCCGCATCGACGGAGCCAGCGAGCTGAGGATCCTGTGGCAGATCGCGATCCCCCTGGTCCGGCCCGCCATTGTCACGGCCGTTCTGTTGACCTTCATCGGTCCGTGGAACGAGTTCCTGTGGCCGTTCCTCGTCACCAAAGACCAGGCCATCCAGCCGCTCGCCGTCTCCCTCGCGAACTACATCTCGAACATTGCCGCCACGGCATCAAACCCGTTCGGCGCAATCCTTGCCGGTGCCTGCGTTCTCGCGGCCCCCGCCGTCGCGCTGTTCATCTTCTTCCAGCGCCAATTCATCTCCACAAATATCGGATCAAGCGTAAAGGGCTAA
- a CDS encoding sugar ABC transporter permease → MSLRSVGGPRTGDTAGRAVDHRQAPRKRKNFLGPQPLGLLFSAPYVIYVLAVLAYPLGYAVYISFHQFFFTAPGVQVDRPFVGLDNYITVLSDPEVQRSFANIGIFLVINVPLTVGLSLVLANALNRVTRLKTFFRVAYYVPYVTASVAVVGVWLFLFQQNGLVNALLGPLAPNPSWLTNSWLAMPTVALYVTWKQLGFFILLYLAALQNIPDELYESASVDGGSKWVQFWNITVPGVRSASVLVTLLATITGANLFTEPYLLTGGGGPDGASTSPVFLMYQKGILQGNPDVAAALGVVLVIGVLLITLIQKRLVGGKED, encoded by the coding sequence ATGTCACTTCGCTCAGTTGGTGGTCCCCGGACGGGAGACACTGCCGGGCGGGCCGTGGACCACCGGCAGGCGCCCAGGAAACGCAAGAACTTCCTGGGCCCCCAGCCTCTGGGACTGCTGTTCAGCGCCCCCTATGTCATCTACGTCCTTGCAGTGCTGGCGTATCCACTGGGCTACGCCGTCTACATCTCCTTCCATCAGTTCTTCTTCACTGCACCAGGAGTCCAGGTTGACCGGCCCTTCGTGGGGCTGGACAACTACATCACCGTCCTGTCCGATCCTGAAGTGCAGCGTTCCTTTGCCAACATCGGGATCTTCCTGGTCATCAATGTGCCGCTGACCGTGGGGCTGTCCCTGGTCCTGGCGAACGCGCTGAACCGCGTGACGAGGCTCAAGACCTTCTTCCGGGTCGCCTACTACGTCCCGTACGTCACGGCGAGCGTCGCCGTCGTCGGGGTCTGGCTGTTCCTGTTCCAGCAGAACGGGCTGGTCAACGCGCTGCTGGGGCCGCTGGCCCCGAACCCCTCGTGGTTGACGAACTCCTGGCTGGCGATGCCGACGGTGGCGCTCTACGTGACCTGGAAGCAGCTGGGGTTCTTCATCCTGCTCTACCTGGCCGCACTGCAGAACATCCCGGACGAGCTCTACGAGTCCGCTTCGGTGGACGGCGGGAGCAAATGGGTCCAGTTCTGGAACATCACTGTTCCCGGAGTGCGCTCGGCCAGCGTGCTGGTGACGCTGTTGGCAACCATCACTGGAGCGAACTTGTTCACTGAGCCCTATCTTCTCACCGGCGGTGGCGGACCGGACGGAGCCTCGACATCGCCGGTTTTCCTGATGTACCAGAAGGGAATCCTGCAAGGGAATCCGGATGTTGCAGCCGCGCTGGGGGTGGTGCTCGTGATCGGCGTGCTGCTGATCACCTTGATCCAAAAACGCCTCGTGGGCGGGAAGGAGGACTGA
- a CDS encoding extracellular solute-binding protein — protein sequence MKHGKISSRILSLTAIAVVGAGLAACGGGASSTAAGANSATTAKGPIKIWYSNNEFEVKWGKDMVASWNAAHPDQQVDAQEIPAGKSSEEVIGAAITAGNAPCLVFNTAPVAVPQFQKQGGLVPLDSFPDGAQYIKDRTGDLANQYKSSDGKTYQLPWKSNPVVLFYNKDIFAKAGLDPEKPKLATQSEFLETARTLVKSGAVTNAVWPSPASDFFQSWFDFYPFYAANSSGTNLIKDGKATFDSDQGKQVATMFQTLYKENLASKETYKGDSFADGKAGMSLAGPWAVAAYKGKVNWGTVPVPGTQAQTNGSTFSDAKNVAMYSSCKNQGTAWDVMKFATSKEQDGKLLSQTGQMPMRKDLTTAYADYFNQNPAYKTFADEAARTVEVPNVSNSVQIWQTFRDAWGKSVIFGNQSIDDAFKGASDKINQLAAQK from the coding sequence ATGAAGCACGGAAAAATTAGTTCGAGGATCCTCTCCCTTACCGCTATTGCGGTAGTCGGAGCCGGTTTGGCCGCATGCGGTGGAGGCGCCTCCAGCACCGCTGCCGGAGCGAACTCTGCCACAACGGCAAAGGGCCCCATCAAGATCTGGTACTCCAACAACGAGTTCGAGGTGAAGTGGGGCAAGGACATGGTGGCTTCATGGAACGCGGCCCACCCTGACCAGCAGGTAGATGCGCAGGAAATCCCGGCAGGCAAGAGCTCCGAAGAGGTCATCGGGGCGGCAATCACCGCTGGCAACGCTCCCTGCCTGGTCTTCAACACCGCCCCCGTGGCCGTTCCGCAATTCCAGAAGCAAGGTGGCTTGGTCCCGTTGGACTCCTTCCCTGATGGAGCCCAGTACATCAAGGACCGCACGGGCGATCTCGCGAATCAGTACAAGTCCTCCGATGGCAAGACGTACCAGCTGCCGTGGAAGTCCAACCCCGTGGTCCTCTTCTACAACAAGGACATCTTCGCGAAGGCAGGACTGGACCCGGAAAAGCCCAAGCTTGCCACGCAGTCCGAATTCCTGGAGACTGCCCGGACACTCGTAAAGTCCGGTGCCGTCACCAATGCGGTGTGGCCTTCGCCTGCTAGCGATTTCTTCCAGTCCTGGTTCGATTTCTACCCGTTCTATGCCGCCAATTCGAGTGGCACCAACTTGATCAAGGATGGCAAAGCCACCTTCGATAGCGATCAGGGCAAGCAGGTAGCCACGATGTTCCAGACTCTCTACAAGGAGAACCTGGCATCCAAGGAAACGTACAAGGGCGACTCCTTCGCAGATGGCAAAGCCGGCATGTCCCTCGCGGGCCCCTGGGCCGTCGCCGCTTACAAGGGCAAGGTGAATTGGGGCACCGTCCCGGTCCCGGGTACACAAGCACAGACCAACGGCTCCACCTTCTCTGACGCCAAAAACGTCGCCATGTACTCCTCCTGCAAGAACCAAGGCACCGCGTGGGATGTCATGAAGTTCGCCACCAGCAAGGAACAGGACGGCAAGCTCCTCTCCCAAACCGGCCAGATGCCGATGCGCAAGGACTTGACCACCGCCTACGCGGACTACTTCAACCAGAACCCGGCCTACAAGACATTCGCCGACGAAGCCGCACGGACCGTGGAAGTTCCCAACGTCTCCAACTCGGTCCAGATCTGGCAGACCTTCCGTGACGCGTGGGGCAAGTCCGTGATCTTCGGCAACCAGAGCATCGATGACGCCTTCAAGGGTGCTTCTGACAAGATCAACCAACTGGCAGCCCAGAAGTAG
- a CDS encoding LacI family DNA-binding transcriptional regulator gives MTVTINDVAQAAGVSKGAVSYALNGQPGVSDETRERILKIAKDLGWKPNLRAKGLSSAKAFAVGLVIARDPRLLGTDPFFPAFIAGIETTLVEHEYALVLTVAASADAEELGYRKLAADGRVDGVILTDMRVDDSRIALLQGLKIPAVTLNRPETSSPFPAVCMDDTEGITTAVEHLVSLGHTRIAHVAGPQSYIHGRSRRLAWQNAMSKAGLEAGSFIESDFTAAGGLAATAELLRPAQRPTAIIYANDLMATAGQSYAQSLGMTVPGDLSITGYDDTELASYLNPPLTTIPADPLLWGRVAAQVLLSILGGAPAEDVYLPSPKLVVRASTGAAPSRPKN, from the coding sequence ATGACAGTGACCATCAACGACGTTGCGCAGGCAGCCGGCGTGAGCAAGGGTGCTGTCTCGTACGCGTTGAACGGACAGCCCGGGGTCAGCGACGAGACCAGGGAGCGCATCCTCAAGATCGCCAAGGACCTTGGTTGGAAGCCGAACCTTCGCGCCAAGGGCTTGTCATCGGCCAAGGCTTTTGCCGTGGGGCTCGTCATTGCCCGGGATCCCCGCCTTTTGGGCACGGACCCCTTCTTTCCCGCGTTCATCGCCGGGATCGAGACCACGCTGGTTGAGCACGAGTACGCCTTGGTCCTCACCGTCGCCGCCAGCGCCGACGCGGAAGAGCTGGGCTACCGGAAGCTGGCTGCCGACGGCCGCGTGGACGGTGTCATCCTCACCGATATGAGGGTTGACGATTCCCGAATCGCCTTGTTGCAAGGCCTCAAGATTCCGGCCGTCACCCTGAACCGGCCCGAAACCTCCTCGCCCTTTCCTGCAGTGTGCATGGATGATACCGAGGGCATTACCACCGCCGTCGAACACTTGGTTTCCCTGGGGCACACCAGAATCGCGCACGTGGCCGGACCCCAGAGTTACATTCACGGCCGAAGCCGGCGGCTGGCTTGGCAAAACGCCATGTCGAAAGCCGGGCTCGAGGCCGGTTCCTTCATTGAGTCGGACTTCACCGCGGCCGGCGGATTGGCGGCTACCGCGGAACTGCTTCGCCCGGCCCAACGGCCCACTGCGATCATCTACGCGAACGACCTGATGGCCACGGCCGGCCAGTCCTACGCGCAGTCCTTGGGGATGACCGTCCCCGGTGATCTTTCCATCACGGGCTACGACGATACTGAGCTCGCAAGCTATCTCAATCCTCCACTGACCACTATCCCGGCTGATCCGCTGCTCTGGGGGCGTGTTGCCGCCCAAGTGCTCCTGAGCATCCTCGGCGGAGCGCCCGCGGAGGACGTCTATCTTCCCTCCCCGAAGCTGGTGGTCCGAGCCTCCACGGGGGCGGCACCCAGCAGGCCGAAAAACTAG